One segment of Porticoccus hydrocarbonoclasticus MCTG13d DNA contains the following:
- a CDS encoding efflux RND transporter periplasmic adaptor subunit has protein sequence MKKSLITLAVLAVLAALFYYWSRPEPVTVTVVPVERGVVERTVANTRAGTVEACQRSRLALSIGGRIDRLLVDEGDQVVAGQLLMVLWNKDREAQLQVAQASEVSAQQEHQSICISAQSDLREARRLTNLAERNLVSEESADLAESRAQASSASCEAAKARVVQAAAAVSVAAAVLEQTFLRAPFDGAVAEVTGEVGEYATPSPPGVMTPPAIDLLTDDCHYISAPIDEVDASNIALGLPVRVTLDAFRDRVFPATVRRISPYILDQEKQARTVEVEAELEPLPEDVRLLAGYSADMEIILDSGDNALRIPSELVVDDEYVLVVDDEGILQRRQIHKGLTNWRYTEVLEGLKEGELIVSNIGSEGVEAGAPAKTGRTAND, from the coding sequence ATGAAAAAAAGCCTAATCACCTTGGCCGTTCTGGCAGTCCTTGCCGCACTCTTTTATTACTGGTCGCGTCCTGAACCGGTCACTGTCACGGTTGTTCCGGTTGAGAGGGGTGTGGTGGAGCGCACTGTGGCCAATACCCGTGCCGGTACCGTCGAAGCCTGCCAGCGCTCCCGGCTGGCCCTGTCCATTGGCGGGCGCATCGACCGGTTGCTGGTGGACGAGGGCGATCAGGTTGTGGCCGGGCAGCTGCTGATGGTGCTGTGGAACAAGGATCGCGAGGCGCAATTACAGGTGGCGCAAGCCTCCGAGGTGTCGGCCCAGCAGGAGCACCAGAGTATCTGCATTTCCGCGCAATCCGATCTGCGCGAGGCGAGGCGACTGACCAACCTGGCGGAAAGGAATCTGGTGTCCGAGGAGTCGGCGGATCTGGCTGAATCCAGGGCCCAGGCCAGTTCTGCCAGTTGCGAGGCGGCCAAGGCTCGGGTGGTGCAGGCCGCCGCCGCCGTTTCCGTCGCCGCCGCTGTGCTGGAGCAGACCTTCCTGCGGGCGCCCTTTGACGGTGCCGTCGCCGAGGTGACCGGGGAGGTGGGAGAATATGCCACGCCGTCTCCACCGGGCGTGATGACGCCGCCGGCCATCGACCTGCTCACCGATGACTGTCACTACATTAGTGCGCCCATCGACGAAGTGGACGCCTCGAATATCGCTCTGGGCCTGCCGGTTCGCGTCACCCTGGACGCCTTCCGTGATCGGGTTTTCCCCGCCACCGTAAGGCGCATCTCGCCCTACATTCTCGATCAGGAAAAACAGGCCCGCACTGTGGAAGTGGAAGCGGAGCTGGAGCCACTGCCGGAAGATGTCAGATTGCTGGCCGGTTACAGCGCAGATATGGAAATCATTCTCGACAGCGGCGACAACGCTCTGCGCATTCCCTCGGAACTGGTGGTGGATGACGAGTATGTGCTGGTGGTGGACGACGAGGGTATTCTGCAACGCCGTCAGATTCACAAGGGTTTGACCAACTGGCGCTATACCGAAGTGCTGGAAGGGTTGAAAGAGGGCGAGCTGATCGTCAGTAATATTGGCAGCGAGGGCGTCGAAGCGGGCGCTCCGGCAAAAACTGGCCGGACCGCCAATGATTGA
- a CDS encoding tRNA-dihydrouridine synthase has translation MSKVPFLTKQITAPYTIPSGIVTTATSIIQRIFDTMPEVGVITTKSVGLTPRSGYREPVISQYAPGCFVNAVGLTNPGAEQLAAQLATLRVPEDRFLLTSIFGGSVEEFVEVAKIVAPVSDGLELNLSCPHAKGYGMAMGQDPELVRQITAAVKAAVNIPVIPKLTPNTPNIAEIARAAVAGGADALCAINTVGPGYTSSHGHPVLSHGSGGMSGKGVLPIGLKCVREMAEAVDCPIIGCGGVSSADDVRAFRDAGADIVGVGSALIGLTTDEMGEYFRTLERDMAQGSNAAEQMIRYDVDMQFRPVILVSNERVTDDICILTFDRKVDVQAGEFVFLWIPGVGEKPFSALTDDPFSLAVIDVGLFTHELMSLQPGTEAYVRGPHGMAVAPPAGAKIITVSGGTGLAAVYQLARDFPNSEIFTGARTAERLYFLDECRKIAPVHVSTDDGSEGFHGFVTELLREYLQQLPPAERKNLIFYNCGPSPMVRAAVAVEREFCGDDQIFSAIDYLTKCGVGLCGACAAPDGRRICVDGPFMDGASVV, from the coding sequence ATGTCAAAAGTACCCTTTCTTACCAAGCAGATTACCGCCCCGTACACCATTCCTTCCGGTATTGTGACCACGGCCACATCCATTATTCAGCGTATTTTTGACACCATGCCCGAAGTCGGTGTTATCACGACAAAGAGTGTCGGTCTGACCCCGAGGTCCGGTTACCGGGAGCCCGTGATCAGCCAGTATGCGCCCGGTTGTTTCGTGAATGCGGTAGGACTCACCAATCCCGGTGCCGAACAGCTCGCTGCCCAGTTGGCAACCCTGCGGGTGCCGGAAGATCGCTTCCTGCTCACCTCCATTTTTGGCGGCAGTGTCGAGGAATTTGTTGAGGTGGCCAAAATTGTCGCCCCGGTATCTGATGGGTTGGAGCTGAATCTGTCCTGTCCCCACGCCAAGGGTTACGGTATGGCAATGGGCCAGGATCCGGAACTGGTTCGCCAGATCACCGCAGCGGTCAAGGCTGCGGTGAATATCCCGGTGATCCCCAAGCTCACGCCCAATACACCGAATATTGCCGAGATCGCCAGAGCAGCCGTGGCCGGTGGAGCCGATGCGCTCTGCGCGATCAATACCGTGGGGCCCGGTTACACTTCGTCACACGGCCATCCGGTGCTGAGTCACGGTTCCGGCGGCATGTCCGGTAAGGGTGTTCTGCCTATCGGCCTGAAATGCGTGCGGGAAATGGCCGAGGCGGTGGATTGTCCCATCATCGGTTGCGGCGGCGTCAGCAGTGCTGATGATGTGCGGGCTTTCCGCGATGCCGGTGCCGATATTGTCGGTGTGGGTTCCGCGCTGATTGGCCTGACCACCGACGAAATGGGCGAGTATTTCCGTACCCTGGAGCGCGACATGGCGCAGGGCAGCAACGCTGCGGAGCAGATGATTCGCTACGATGTGGATATGCAGTTCCGCCCCGTGATACTGGTGTCCAATGAGCGGGTAACGGACGATATCTGCATCCTCACCTTTGACCGCAAGGTGGATGTACAGGCTGGTGAGTTTGTCTTTTTATGGATACCGGGGGTGGGTGAAAAACCGTTCTCGGCTCTCACCGACGACCCTTTCTCGCTGGCGGTGATTGATGTGGGGTTGTTTACCCACGAGTTGATGTCACTGCAGCCCGGCACTGAAGCTTATGTGCGCGGCCCCCACGGCATGGCCGTTGCCCCGCCAGCCGGCGCCAAAATCATTACTGTCAGTGGTGGCACCGGTCTCGCGGCGGTTTACCAGCTGGCGAGGGATTTCCCCAACAGTGAAATTTTTACCGGCGCACGCACCGCGGAGCGGCTGTATTTCCTCGACGAGTGCCGCAAGATTGCCCCGGTGCATGTCTCCACCGATGATGGCAGCGAGGGCTTTCACGGTTTTGTCACCGAATTGCTGCGGGAGTATTTACAACAGCTGCCCCCGGCAGAACGAAAAAACCTCATTTTCTACAATTGCGGGCCGTCCCCTATGGTGCGCGCCGCCGTGGCCGTGGAAAGGGAGTTCTGCGGCGATGATCAGATCTTCAGTGCCATTGATTACCTGACCAAATGCGGCGTTGGCCTCTGTGGTGCCTGTGCCGCCCCGGACGGGCGAAGAATCTGCGTGGATGGCCCCTTCATGGACGGTGCTTCGGTCGTCTAA
- the miaE gene encoding tRNA-(ms[2]io[6]A)-hydroxylase: MAVSALDEIQAFLPCPTPDSWVEEAIKPENQAVLLIDHANCEKKAASTALNLIYRYIDHFELLNKMSRLAREEMRHFEQVIAIMQKRGIEYRAISAARYAAGLRGKVRTHEPAKLLDTLIVGAFIEARSCERFARVAPFLDPELQNFYQSLLTSEGRHYRDYLDLALQAGGAKEVNERLAVFRREERSLVETPDSEFRFHSGAPVTSDRGLSEVVSMGTLA, translated from the coding sequence GTGGCAGTATCCGCGCTCGATGAAATTCAGGCTTTCCTGCCCTGTCCGACCCCTGACAGCTGGGTCGAGGAGGCAATAAAACCGGAAAATCAGGCTGTTTTGCTGATAGATCATGCTAACTGCGAGAAGAAAGCGGCCAGCACGGCGTTAAACCTGATTTACCGCTACATCGACCATTTTGAGCTGCTCAACAAAATGTCACGGCTGGCCCGGGAGGAAATGCGCCATTTCGAGCAGGTGATTGCCATCATGCAAAAGCGCGGTATCGAGTATCGTGCGATCAGTGCCGCCCGCTACGCGGCGGGATTGCGCGGCAAGGTGCGCACCCATGAACCGGCGAAATTGCTGGATACCCTGATTGTCGGCGCCTTTATCGAGGCCCGCTCCTGTGAACGTTTTGCCAGAGTGGCACCCTTCCTGGATCCCGAGCTGCAAAATTTTTACCAGTCGTTGCTCACCTCCGAGGGACGGCACTATCGGGATTATCTCGACCTCGCCCTCCAGGCTGGTGGTGCGAAAGAAGTGAACGAGCGTCTCGCTGTTTTCCGGCGGGAAGAGCGGTCTCTGGTGGAAACGCCGGACAGTGAGTTCCGCTTTCATTCCGGTGCGCCTGTAACCTCGGACAGAGGGTTGTCCGAGGTTGTATCGATGGGTACTCTCGCGTAG
- a CDS encoding glutathione S-transferase family protein: protein MLKLYGFHTSHYFNMVKLALLEKGFEFEEVHSYPSREPLFLTMSPMGEVPFLEAREGFISNVPVIMEFLEDIIPEVPLLPEDVFERAKVRELMSILLQHIEQPVSRLLDHPDSKGSPDQARVDQVIVEVERGLDALARLARFDPYLCGKEFSYADVIAYHALDLVNSTMKKFVPWTAMDEMTDLADWRYTVAARPIVHQMDNTLISERDTFSADS from the coding sequence ATGCTCAAATTGTACGGATTTCACACCAGTCACTATTTCAATATGGTGAAACTGGCACTGTTGGAAAAAGGCTTCGAATTTGAGGAAGTCCACAGTTATCCCAGCCGGGAGCCCCTGTTCCTGACCATGAGTCCCATGGGCGAAGTACCCTTTCTGGAAGCCCGGGAGGGCTTTATCAGCAATGTCCCGGTGATTATGGAATTTCTCGAGGACATTATTCCGGAGGTGCCATTGTTGCCGGAGGATGTTTTCGAGCGGGCCAAGGTCAGGGAATTAATGAGTATTCTGCTGCAGCATATTGAACAGCCGGTCAGCCGTCTGCTTGATCATCCCGACAGCAAAGGATCGCCGGATCAGGCGCGGGTGGATCAGGTGATAGTTGAGGTAGAGCGGGGCCTGGACGCACTGGCCCGGCTGGCCAGGTTTGACCCCTACCTGTGTGGCAAGGAGTTCAGCTATGCGGACGTCATCGCTTACCACGCGCTGGATCTGGTCAACAGCACCATGAAAAAGTTTGTCCCCTGGACGGCGATGGACGAAATGACCGATCTGGCAGACTGGCGCTACACCGTCGCCGCGCGACCGATCGTTCACCAGATGGACAATACCCTGATCAGCGAGCGGGACACTTTTTCAGCTGATTCCTGA
- the acnB gene encoding bifunctional aconitate hydratase 2/2-methylisocitrate dehydratase, translated as MLEAYRQHVAERAAEGIPPKPLTPEWTADLVELLKNPPAGEEDFLLDLIANRVPPGVDEAAYVKAGFLSAVAKGEITCPLIDRPAAVTLLGNMHGGYNVETLVQLLDDADLANSAAEQLKSTILVFDAFHDVAEKADAGNAQAKAVLQSWADAEWFTRQDAVPESIKAIVFKVTGETNTDDLSPAPDAWSRPDIPLHALAAYKMTRDGLAPDEPGKIGPMKQIEDIKSKGLPVAFVGDVVGTGSSRKSATNSVLWFFGDDIPGVPNKRSGGICIGNKVAPIFFNTMEDAGALVFEAPVDDINMGDVIEIRPYDGKILSESGDVLSEFHFKSGVILDEVQAEGRINLIVGRGLTQRAREHLGLPASDLFRLPAQPADTGKGYTLAQKMVGKACGLEGVRPGFYCEPQMTTVGSQDTTGPMTRDELKDLACLGFSADLVMQSFCHTAAYPKPIDVETQHTLPDFIMNRGGVSLRPGDGIIHSWLNRMLLPDTVGTGGDSHTRFPMGISFPGGSGLVAFAAATGVMPLDMPESVLVRFKGDLQPGITLRDLVHAIPYYGIKEGLLTVEKKGKKNFFSGRILEIEGLDKLTVEQAFELSDASAERSAAGCTIKLSEASVTEYLKSNITLLRWMIAEGYGDVRTLERRVGKMEDWLANPSLMQADADAEYSAVLEIDLADIKEPIVCCPNDPDDARLLSDVAGDKVDEVFIGSCMTNIGHFRAAGKLLNEAPSINTTFWICPPTRMDAHTLKEEGYYEIYEKVGARTEMPGCSLCMGNQARVNPGVTVLSTSTRNFPNRLGDGANVYLTSAELASVGGILGRLPTTAEYMEYANKINSMSSDIYRYMNFDQIASFQKGADEGKRIAAEQIVNVA; from the coding sequence GTGCTTGAAGCCTATCGCCAACATGTGGCAGAACGTGCCGCCGAGGGAATCCCACCCAAGCCCCTGACACCCGAGTGGACCGCCGACCTGGTGGAACTGCTGAAAAACCCACCCGCCGGGGAAGAAGACTTTTTACTCGACCTTATCGCCAACCGCGTTCCACCCGGTGTGGATGAAGCGGCTTATGTCAAAGCCGGCTTTCTCAGCGCGGTAGCCAAAGGCGAAATCACCTGTCCACTGATCGACCGCCCCGCTGCAGTAACATTGCTCGGCAATATGCACGGCGGCTACAACGTCGAAACGCTGGTTCAATTGTTGGATGATGCTGACCTCGCCAACAGTGCGGCGGAACAGCTGAAAAGTACTATTCTGGTTTTCGATGCATTCCATGATGTCGCCGAAAAAGCCGATGCCGGCAACGCTCAGGCAAAAGCCGTGCTTCAGTCCTGGGCCGATGCCGAGTGGTTTACCCGGCAGGATGCTGTCCCCGAAAGTATCAAGGCCATAGTCTTCAAGGTGACTGGCGAAACCAATACCGATGATCTGTCCCCTGCACCCGATGCCTGGTCCCGTCCGGATATACCCCTGCATGCCCTGGCGGCCTACAAAATGACCCGCGACGGCCTGGCGCCCGATGAGCCAGGTAAAATCGGCCCGATGAAACAGATTGAGGACATTAAATCCAAAGGTCTGCCGGTCGCCTTTGTCGGCGACGTGGTGGGTACCGGCTCCTCTCGCAAGTCTGCAACCAACTCGGTATTGTGGTTCTTCGGCGACGACATCCCCGGTGTGCCGAACAAACGTTCCGGTGGCATCTGTATCGGCAACAAAGTCGCCCCGATTTTCTTCAACACCATGGAAGATGCCGGCGCCCTGGTCTTTGAAGCGCCAGTCGACGATATCAACATGGGCGACGTGATTGAAATTCGTCCCTATGACGGCAAGATTCTCAGCGAGTCCGGTGACGTCTTGTCCGAGTTTCACTTCAAATCCGGCGTGATTCTGGACGAAGTCCAGGCTGAAGGGCGTATCAACCTGATTGTGGGCCGTGGCCTGACCCAGCGTGCCCGCGAGCATTTGGGACTGCCCGCTTCGGACCTGTTCCGCCTGCCGGCGCAACCCGCCGACACGGGCAAGGGCTACACCCTGGCGCAAAAAATGGTCGGCAAGGCCTGTGGTCTCGAGGGCGTCCGCCCCGGCTTTTATTGCGAGCCACAAATGACCACAGTGGGCTCACAGGATACCACTGGCCCGATGACCCGGGACGAACTCAAGGATCTGGCCTGCCTCGGCTTCTCTGCCGACCTGGTGATGCAGTCTTTCTGCCACACGGCTGCCTACCCGAAACCCATTGATGTCGAAACGCAACACACCCTGCCCGATTTCATCATGAACCGCGGCGGTGTTTCCCTGCGGCCGGGCGACGGTATTATCCACAGCTGGCTGAACCGCATGCTGCTGCCCGACACAGTCGGCACCGGCGGCGATTCCCACACCCGCTTCCCCATGGGTATTTCTTTCCCCGGCGGTTCCGGTCTGGTAGCGTTTGCTGCCGCCACCGGGGTGATGCCGCTGGATATGCCTGAATCCGTACTGGTTCGCTTCAAGGGCGACCTGCAACCGGGTATCACCCTGCGCGATCTGGTACATGCCATCCCCTACTACGGCATCAAGGAAGGCCTGCTGACCGTTGAGAAAAAAGGCAAAAAGAACTTCTTCTCCGGCCGCATTCTGGAAATCGAGGGTCTCGATAAACTGACCGTGGAACAGGCGTTTGAATTGTCGGATGCATCGGCCGAACGCTCTGCTGCCGGTTGCACCATCAAGCTCAGCGAAGCCTCCGTGACGGAATATCTGAAGTCCAACATCACCCTGTTGCGCTGGATGATCGCCGAGGGCTATGGCGATGTCCGCACCCTGGAACGCCGGGTGGGCAAAATGGAAGACTGGCTCGCCAACCCCTCACTGATGCAGGCCGATGCCGACGCGGAGTACTCTGCCGTACTGGAAATCGATCTGGCAGACATCAAGGAACCGATTGTCTGCTGCCCCAACGACCCGGACGATGCACGACTGCTGTCTGACGTCGCGGGCGACAAAGTGGACGAGGTGTTTATCGGTTCCTGTATGACCAATATCGGCCACTTCCGGGCGGCGGGCAAACTGCTCAACGAAGCCCCCAGCATCAACACGACCTTCTGGATCTGCCCGCCAACCCGCATGGACGCTCACACCCTCAAGGAAGAAGGCTACTACGAGATCTATGAAAAGGTCGGCGCACGGACAGAAATGCCCGGTTGTTCGCTTTGCATGGGCAACCAGGCCCGGGTTAACCCCGGCGTCACGGTACTGTCTACTTCCACCCGCAACTTCCCCAACCGACTGGGCGACGGGGCCAATGTCTACCTCACTTCTGCCGAACTGGCCTCTGTGGGTGGCATCCTGGGCCGTCTGCCCACCACGGCTGAATACATGGAATACGCGAACAAGATCAACTCCATGTCCAGCGATATCTACCGCTACATGAACTTTGACCAGATCGCCTCCTTCCAGAAAGGGGCAGATGAGGGCAAACGGATTGCAGCAGAACAAATCGTCAATGTAGCCTGA
- the phaZ gene encoding polyhydroxyalkanoate depolymerase — MHYHFYDLYRQSLMPVNTALDLAHDIVTHEKNPLSKTRLGRLRKAILESTIRLLKHYPKQGFEYEPVVIDGVEYPVHEEVVVEKPFCNLLRFRREGLPANAPKLLCVAALSGHHATLSRETFGQFLDDYEVYVTDWLDARDVPLSEGKFGFEEYVQYVIEFMEHIGPGNHMFAICQAAVPGLVAVAHMCKHNHPARPKSLIMMAGPIDIRINPNKFGRKVEKISAPLLRRVAIHRVPSRYDGAGRKVYPGMVQLGGFMSMNMRSHAQKHIQFFKDIAEGKIAEADRHRDFYDEYMAVLDMDADYYMETMERVFLDQHLPKGIMQYQGETIDCGDIKDVAILTLEGEKDDMISLGQTEAALHLCTHLPKKLKKHYVQMGVGHYGIFNGSKYREFVAPLMKDWINRHNK; from the coding sequence ATGCATTATCACTTTTACGACCTATACCGTCAGTCTCTGATGCCCGTCAACACCGCACTGGATCTGGCACACGATATCGTCACGCACGAAAAGAACCCCCTCTCCAAAACGCGTCTTGGCAGACTGCGAAAAGCCATTCTTGAATCCACGATTCGCCTCCTGAAACACTACCCGAAACAAGGGTTCGAGTACGAACCGGTGGTGATAGATGGCGTGGAATATCCGGTTCATGAAGAGGTGGTGGTGGAAAAACCCTTCTGTAATCTGTTGCGCTTCCGCCGTGAAGGTTTACCCGCCAATGCACCGAAACTGCTCTGTGTGGCAGCACTTTCCGGCCACCATGCCACGCTGTCCAGGGAAACCTTTGGTCAGTTCCTCGATGACTATGAGGTCTATGTAACCGACTGGCTCGACGCTCGCGATGTCCCTCTCTCCGAAGGTAAATTCGGTTTTGAGGAATACGTGCAGTACGTGATTGAGTTCATGGAGCATATTGGTCCCGGCAATCACATGTTCGCTATCTGTCAGGCGGCTGTACCCGGCTTGGTGGCCGTAGCGCACATGTGCAAGCACAACCATCCCGCTCGACCCAAATCCCTGATCATGATGGCTGGCCCAATCGATATCCGGATCAATCCGAACAAGTTCGGCAGAAAGGTCGAGAAAATCTCCGCGCCCCTGCTGCGTCGGGTGGCCATTCACAGGGTCCCGTCGCGCTACGACGGCGCCGGACGCAAGGTCTACCCCGGCATGGTGCAACTGGGCGGCTTCATGTCGATGAACATGCGGTCCCACGCACAAAAACATATCCAGTTCTTCAAGGACATCGCCGAAGGCAAAATTGCCGAAGCGGATCGCCATCGCGATTTCTACGATGAATACATGGCAGTACTGGACATGGACGCCGATTACTATATGGAAACCATGGAGCGTGTGTTTCTCGACCAGCACCTGCCCAAAGGTATCATGCAGTATCAGGGTGAAACCATTGACTGCGGTGATATCAAGGATGTCGCCATTCTCACTCTGGAAGGGGAAAAGGACGACATGATCAGCCTCGGCCAGACCGAAGCCGCTCTCCATCTCTGCACCCACCTTCCCAAGAAGCTGAAAAAGCACTACGTCCAGATGGGTGTCGGCCATTACGGCATTTTCAACGGCAGCAAATACCGTGAATTTGTGGCTCCACTGATGAAAGACTGGATCAACCGCCACAATAAATAA
- the trhP gene encoding prephenate-dependent tRNA uridine(34) hydroxylase TrhP — translation MTELLSPAGSLKNMRYALAYGADAVYAGQPRYSLRVRNNEFNHLDVMADAIAETHRQGKQFYIASNISPHNDKIRSYLKDMAPVIEMKPDALIMSDPGLIMMVREKWPEMPIHLSVQANAVNYATVRFWHQQGIVRTILSRELGLEEVEEIRQRVPEMELEVFVHGALCIAYSGRCLLSGYMNHRDSNQGACTNACRWKYDAHEATQTETGDIIPTKTWEPEKPDSHDEVEPMMLLEEQGRPGEMMPAFEDEHGTYIMNSKDLRAVQHVEKLIAMGVHSLKIEGRTKSHYYVARTAQVYRRAIDHALAGKPFDMSLMAELDHLANRGYTEGFYRRHVPQEYQNYEQGASGNPNQQFVGEICGVEREKGWFTVDVKNRFEAGDTLELITPQGNMTFNLDALENRDGVKIDAAPGSGHVVRIPMPADLPLSEDGGYAMLMRYM, via the coding sequence ATGACAGAACTCCTCTCCCCCGCAGGTTCTCTCAAAAATATGCGCTATGCATTAGCCTACGGCGCCGACGCCGTCTATGCGGGCCAGCCCCGCTACAGCCTGCGGGTGCGCAACAACGAATTCAACCACCTGGATGTCATGGCAGATGCTATCGCCGAAACCCATAGACAGGGCAAACAGTTTTACATTGCCAGTAATATCTCACCCCACAATGACAAGATTCGCAGCTATCTGAAAGATATGGCACCGGTGATCGAGATGAAGCCGGATGCCCTGATCATGTCCGATCCGGGTCTGATCATGATGGTCCGCGAAAAGTGGCCGGAGATGCCCATTCACCTCTCGGTCCAGGCCAATGCGGTCAATTACGCCACCGTCAGATTCTGGCACCAGCAAGGGATTGTCCGCACCATCCTGTCACGGGAGCTGGGTCTTGAGGAGGTTGAGGAAATTCGCCAGCGCGTGCCTGAAATGGAACTGGAGGTGTTTGTGCACGGCGCCCTCTGTATTGCCTACTCGGGCCGCTGCCTGTTGTCCGGCTATATGAATCACCGGGATTCCAACCAGGGTGCCTGCACCAATGCCTGCCGCTGGAAATACGATGCCCATGAGGCTACCCAGACTGAAACGGGCGATATTATTCCCACCAAAACCTGGGAACCGGAAAAACCGGACAGCCACGATGAGGTTGAACCGATGATGCTGCTTGAGGAACAGGGGCGCCCCGGAGAAATGATGCCGGCCTTTGAAGACGAGCACGGCACCTACATCATGAATTCAAAGGATTTGCGCGCGGTCCAGCATGTGGAAAAACTGATCGCCATGGGTGTCCACTCCCTGAAAATCGAGGGTCGCACCAAGTCCCATTATTATGTGGCCCGCACGGCCCAAGTCTATCGTCGCGCCATCGACCACGCTCTGGCCGGCAAACCCTTCGACATGAGTCTGATGGCTGAACTGGATCATCTGGCCAACCGCGGTTATACCGAAGGATTCTACCGACGCCACGTACCCCAGGAATATCAGAATTATGAACAGGGCGCTTCCGGCAATCCGAACCAACAGTTTGTCGGTGAAATCTGTGGTGTTGAGCGCGAGAAAGGCTGGTTTACCGTGGATGTCAAAAACCGGTTTGAAGCCGGCGATACGCTGGAACTGATCACTCCGCAAGGCAATATGACCTTCAATCTGGACGCCCTGGAAAATCGCGATGGCGTAAAAATCGATGCGGCACCCGGCTCCGGGCATGTAGTCCGGATTCCCATGCCGGCGGATCTTCCCCTGTCGGAAGACGGCGGCTACGCCATGCTGATGCGCTACATGTAA
- a CDS encoding J domain-containing protein, protein MAKIILLLALGLVGYLLWQQYKRQPPELRRKALLRGGFYALLGIILLLVVTGRVHWLLAAATAALPLLKLLFGLALRAWPFLQALRRKNQPPPQQQASAGSSGELSQQEAFQLLGLQPGASRQAIIDAHKRLIQKLHPDRGGNDYLASKLNAARDLLLKLHS, encoded by the coding sequence GTGGCAAAGATTATCCTGTTGCTGGCTCTGGGCCTGGTGGGCTACCTGCTCTGGCAGCAATATAAGCGACAACCCCCCGAACTGCGCCGCAAAGCACTACTCCGCGGCGGTTTTTATGCTCTGTTGGGAATCATTCTGTTGCTGGTGGTCACCGGTCGTGTGCACTGGCTTCTGGCTGCGGCCACCGCCGCCCTGCCACTGCTCAAATTGTTGTTCGGATTAGCCCTGAGGGCATGGCCCTTTCTGCAGGCTCTGCGCAGAAAAAACCAGCCGCCGCCACAGCAGCAGGCAAGTGCTGGCAGCAGCGGTGAACTCAGTCAACAGGAAGCTTTCCAGTTACTCGGTCTGCAACCGGGAGCCAGTCGCCAGGCCATCATCGATGCCCACAAACGGCTTATCCAGAAGCTGCATCCGGACCGCGGCGGTAATGATTATCTGGCCTCGAAACTGAATGCCGCCCGGGATCTGCTACTGAAACTGCACAGCTAG
- a CDS encoding methyltransferase domain-containing protein has protein sequence MIQDRNFDDLAERFQRKVYGGLKGEIRLAVLWRDLEQYLPQIHGAEPLTVLDVGAGLGQLAIRLASLGHRVVVNDVSAEMLSVAQVAARQAGVYEQITWHHCPFQALVEQQPGRFDLVLCHAVVEWLARPELLLPQLQGFLAPEGCLSFTYYNRHSFEYRNLLRGNFNLLKRDRFVPDTGSLTPVNSLYPEQVKQWVNDAGLAEMAATGVRVFHDYVTNPRGGNTVTEAVIEMELAYSRRDPYRWLGRYIHLLLAHGRQRAC, from the coding sequence ATGATTCAGGATAGAAATTTTGACGACCTTGCCGAACGCTTTCAACGCAAGGTCTACGGCGGTCTGAAAGGCGAGATTCGTCTGGCGGTGCTGTGGCGGGATCTGGAACAGTATCTGCCACAGATTCATGGTGCCGAGCCGTTAACCGTGCTGGATGTGGGTGCCGGTCTCGGTCAGCTGGCCATTCGCCTGGCCAGTCTGGGTCACAGAGTGGTCGTCAATGACGTGTCCGCAGAGATGCTGTCCGTGGCGCAGGTGGCTGCCCGACAGGCCGGTGTCTATGAGCAGATCACCTGGCACCACTGCCCGTTTCAGGCATTGGTGGAACAGCAGCCGGGCCGATTCGATCTGGTGTTGTGTCACGCGGTAGTGGAGTGGCTGGCCAGGCCGGAATTATTGCTGCCGCAGTTGCAAGGCTTCCTGGCCCCGGAAGGGTGCCTGTCCTTTACCTACTACAACCGGCATTCCTTTGAATATCGCAATTTGCTGCGAGGCAATTTCAACCTGCTGAAAAGGGACAGGTTCGTCCCCGATACAGGCAGTCTCACGCCGGTCAATTCGCTTTATCCCGAACAGGTCAAACAGTGGGTGAATGATGCCGGTCTGGCGGAGATGGCAGCTACCGGTGTACGGGTCTTTCACGATTATGTGACGAATCCCCGCGGTGGTAATACCGTTACCGAAGCAGTGATAGAGATGGAATTGGCCTACTCCCGACGGGATCCCTACCGGTGGTTGGGGCGCTATATTCATCTGTTGCTGGCCCATGGGCGGCAAAGGGCCTGTTAA